The Mesomycoplasma ovipneumoniae genome includes a region encoding these proteins:
- a CDS encoding DNA topoisomerase (ATP-hydrolyzing), with protein sequence MSKNLDLIINSKLDQILAEKFTRYSKYIIQNRAIPDVRDGLKPVQRRILYSMWQLGLKNTKNYKKSARVVGDVIGKFHPHGDLSIYDALVRLSQEWKINIPLVEMHGNKGSIDDDPPAAMRYTEVRLAQISEHLLELLSKNVVNFYPNFDDSEKEPTVLPAIFPNLLINGAIGIASGFATEIPPHNLVEVIQAVILMIKNPLITNAQISKVILGPDFPTGGIVYGKAGILDAFETGKGKIQISSSYKISEKNKQKVIEISSIPFGISKANLIQQIDTIRFEEKISGIKEVIDQSDQNGVLIFVELEKDANAELILNYLLQKTDMQIYYSYNSVAICNNSPKLLSIKEMIAYFLEHLRKVKLGEFNYELFKSKKRLEIIEGFLKVADITNEVIEIIRKSDNSKAGVIADLVKYLNFTEVQAEAIASMRLYRLSKIEQQSFLNESKTLAQNIEEFQKLIENKEEFDLHLISMLENFAQIYGSPRKTKIVDKELQVKINHQDLIKDEQFYFWVSKSGLFKKMNIKNHAVEEIEKIQLPSEDFFVFQGKINQRQKGLFLTNKGDVGMLLAHQLEELTLKNNPNNLKISLGLKNDHELINSFFVDDLDSNHFLLFITKFGYAKRMQLKEIVKIRPNNMINCFKPKEGDELISIFLENKLKNIVLITSQNRALKISASDVPIYGRISSGVKILKLQKNEKIVASVLIDSSEEIAVIDNYSRFEKIASEKLHFGNRTIAPKSFDSKLDFSIIPKSVEIYSENLQVFDFDTTLKVVPVQKFINFDPNPKKNYKLFLTTDKNNENLPNFIEQNQANSSKILKTKLQEISEIDINLILEKIEKE encoded by the coding sequence ATGAGTAAAAATTTAGATTTAATCATTAACTCCAAGTTAGATCAAATTTTGGCTGAAAAATTTACGCGCTACTCAAAATATATAATTCAAAACAGAGCAATTCCTGATGTTCGCGATGGACTAAAACCTGTTCAGAGAAGAATTCTTTATTCAATGTGGCAGCTAGGCCTAAAAAATACTAAAAATTACAAAAAATCAGCCAGAGTTGTCGGAGATGTAATTGGTAAATTTCACCCACACGGAGATTTATCGATTTATGATGCACTAGTTCGGCTGTCTCAAGAGTGAAAAATTAACATTCCACTTGTAGAAATGCACGGAAATAAAGGCTCAATTGATGATGACCCCCCTGCTGCAATGAGGTATACCGAAGTTAGACTAGCCCAAATTAGTGAACATTTGCTTGAATTATTGTCAAAAAATGTCGTAAATTTCTATCCTAATTTTGATGACAGCGAAAAAGAGCCCACAGTTTTACCAGCAATTTTTCCTAACTTGTTAATTAACGGGGCAATCGGAATTGCAAGTGGTTTTGCTACCGAAATACCTCCACATAATTTAGTTGAAGTAATCCAAGCCGTAATTTTAATGATCAAAAATCCTTTAATTACAAACGCACAAATTTCGAAAGTTATTTTAGGTCCTGATTTTCCCACAGGCGGAATAGTTTATGGAAAAGCCGGAATTTTAGATGCTTTTGAAACCGGAAAAGGAAAAATTCAAATTTCATCATCATACAAAATTTCTGAAAAAAACAAGCAAAAAGTGATCGAAATTTCTTCTATTCCTTTTGGAATTTCAAAAGCTAACCTGATTCAGCAAATTGATACAATTCGATTTGAAGAAAAAATTAGCGGAATTAAAGAGGTTATTGACCAATCTGATCAAAATGGTGTGCTAATTTTTGTAGAACTTGAAAAAGATGCAAACGCCGAGTTAATTCTTAATTATTTACTGCAAAAAACAGATATGCAAATTTATTATTCCTATAATTCGGTAGCAATTTGTAATAATTCACCAAAATTACTGTCAATTAAAGAAATGATTGCTTATTTCCTTGAGCATTTAAGAAAAGTTAAACTAGGTGAATTTAATTATGAACTTTTTAAAAGCAAAAAAAGGCTTGAAATCATAGAAGGTTTTTTAAAAGTTGCCGATATAACTAATGAAGTAATTGAAATTATTCGTAAATCTGATAATTCAAAAGCGGGTGTAATTGCTGATTTAGTTAAATATTTAAATTTTACCGAAGTTCAAGCTGAGGCAATTGCTTCGATGCGTTTGTATAGATTGTCTAAAATTGAACAGCAGTCATTTTTAAATGAATCAAAAACCTTAGCCCAAAATATTGAAGAATTTCAAAAACTTATTGAAAATAAAGAAGAATTTGATCTTCATTTAATTTCAATGCTTGAAAATTTTGCTCAGATTTATGGTTCTCCACGAAAAACTAAAATAGTTGACAAAGAATTGCAAGTAAAAATCAACCATCAAGATTTAATTAAGGACGAGCAGTTTTATTTTTGAGTTTCTAAGAGTGGCCTTTTTAAAAAAATGAACATAAAAAATCATGCAGTCGAGGAAATTGAAAAAATTCAGTTACCTTCAGAAGATTTTTTTGTTTTTCAAGGTAAAATAAATCAACGTCAAAAAGGACTTTTTTTAACAAATAAAGGTGATGTTGGGATGTTGTTAGCTCATCAACTCGAAGAATTAACGCTAAAAAATAACCCAAATAACTTAAAAATTTCTCTTGGTCTTAAAAATGACCACGAATTAATTAATTCTTTTTTTGTTGATGACCTAGATTCTAATCATTTTTTGCTTTTTATAACTAAATTTGGTTATGCAAAAAGAATGCAACTAAAAGAAATAGTAAAAATTAGACCAAATAATATGATAAATTGCTTTAAACCCAAAGAAGGTGATGAATTAATTAGCATTTTTTTAGAAAATAAATTAAAAAACATCGTTTTAATCACGTCACAAAATCGTGCACTAAAAATAAGTGCTTCAGATGTTCCAATTTATGGGCGTATTTCTTCAGGTGTAAAAATTTTAAAACTTCAAAAAAATGAAAAAATTGTTGCATCTGTTTTAATTGACTCTTCTGAGGAAATCGCGGTTATTGATAATTATTCGCGTTTTGAAAAAATTGCGTCAGAAAAACTTCATTTTGGTAATAGAACAATCGCTCCTAAAAGCTTTGATTCAAAACTTGATTTTTCTATAATTCCAAAAAGTGTCGAAATTTATAGTGAAAATTTGCAAGTTTTCGATTTTGACACCACTTTAAAAGTCGTTCCAGTCCAAAAATTTATCAATTTTGACCCTAATCCTAAAAAAAATTATAAATTATTTTTAACAACTGATAAAAATAACGAAAATTTACCAAATTTTATTGAACAAAATCAAGCAAATTCTAGTAAGATTTTAAAGACTAAACTTCAAGAAATAAGTGAAATTGACATAAATTTAATTCTTGAAAAGATTGAAAAGGAATAA
- a CDS encoding DNA gyrase/topoisomerase IV subunit B yields the protein MTYSVEKLKLLKGLEAVKKRPGMYIGSTDINGLHQLIWEIFDNAVDEVIAGFANEIKVVINADNSVEISDNGRGIPTEIHKKTGKTGVELVFTELHSGAKFSDEIYKTAGGLHGVGSSVVNALSKKMEVFVSRNHKLFYTSFINGGKIENRTQELGPSKISGTKIVFLPDFSFFSHKEYDPDMIISRLQETCFLVKNLKIEFVDLKNGIEKTFQFSKGIENFVEFLNKDSQKIHDKIIAFKEKSQEIIVEFAFQYVDSQQENIISFVNNVKTNLGGSHENGLKAGIVKAINTYGQQNNLLKNKQIFDFNDVKVGLSLILSLRIPEPILEFVGQTKNKLATVLAKTVTEEVVFRNLMSFFIQNKETAQKIITFLLNVYQQKEKLKLSLTETKISKSVAKEKRILSGKLTPANSKKAMNRELFLVEGESAGGSAKLARNREFQAILPLKGKIVNSQKTRLIEVLKNEEIIAIISALGTGIGQNFNLKNLNYGKIIIMTDADNDGAHIQILILTFLFYHMRPLIENGFVYIAQPPLYRISEKNKKDIYIWDEKEFHEYVKKHPNAQIQRYKGLGEMNASQLWQTTMDPEKRTLEKVFIEDLEKVEENFRILMGERADLRKNWIQENVDFSLEDSFIDNLKEPVYE from the coding sequence ATGACTTATTCAGTTGAGAAACTTAAACTTTTAAAAGGGCTTGAAGCTGTAAAAAAACGACCCGGAATGTATATAGGTTCCACAGACATTAACGGACTTCATCAATTAATCTGAGAAATTTTTGACAATGCAGTTGATGAAGTAATTGCTGGTTTTGCAAATGAAATTAAAGTGGTAATAAATGCTGATAATTCAGTTGAAATTAGCGACAATGGTCGCGGAATTCCAACTGAAATTCACAAAAAGACCGGTAAAACTGGTGTTGAATTAGTTTTTACAGAACTTCATTCAGGAGCTAAATTTTCTGATGAAATTTATAAAACCGCCGGCGGACTCCACGGAGTTGGCTCATCAGTCGTGAATGCATTATCGAAAAAAATGGAAGTTTTTGTTTCTCGCAACCATAAATTGTTTTATACATCTTTTATTAACGGTGGGAAAATTGAAAATAGAACCCAAGAATTAGGACCTAGCAAAATTAGTGGCACAAAAATAGTATTTTTGCCTGATTTTTCATTTTTTTCTCACAAGGAATATGATCCTGACATGATAATTTCAAGGTTGCAGGAAACTTGCTTTTTAGTTAAAAATTTAAAAATCGAGTTTGTTGATCTAAAAAACGGTATTGAAAAAACTTTTCAATTTAGCAAAGGAATTGAAAATTTTGTTGAATTTTTAAACAAAGATAGCCAGAAAATTCATGACAAAATTATCGCTTTTAAAGAAAAAAGTCAAGAAATCATAGTAGAATTTGCATTTCAGTATGTTGATTCTCAACAAGAAAATATTATTTCATTTGTTAATAACGTAAAAACAAATTTAGGCGGAAGTCATGAAAATGGCCTAAAAGCTGGAATTGTAAAAGCAATTAATACTTATGGCCAACAAAATAATTTGCTGAAAAATAAGCAAATTTTTGACTTTAATGATGTAAAAGTTGGCCTTTCCTTAATTTTATCGCTGCGAATTCCTGAACCAATTTTGGAATTTGTCGGGCAAACTAAAAATAAATTAGCAACAGTCTTGGCAAAAACAGTCACTGAAGAGGTCGTTTTTAGAAATTTAATGTCCTTTTTTATTCAAAATAAAGAAACTGCTCAAAAAATTATTACTTTTTTACTAAATGTTTATCAGCAAAAAGAAAAGTTAAAATTAAGTCTAACAGAAACAAAAATTTCTAAGTCAGTGGCCAAAGAAAAAAGGATTTTATCAGGAAAATTAACACCTGCTAATTCAAAAAAAGCTATGAATCGCGAGCTTTTTTTAGTTGAAGGTGAATCAGCTGGAGGTTCAGCAAAACTTGCGCGAAATCGAGAATTTCAAGCAATTTTACCACTCAAAGGTAAAATTGTAAATTCACAAAAAACTCGATTGATCGAAGTTTTAAAAAATGAAGAAATTATCGCCATTATTAGTGCTTTAGGTACTGGAATTGGCCAGAATTTTAACCTTAAAAACTTAAATTATGGCAAAATCATCATTATGACCGATGCTGACAACGACGGCGCTCACATTCAAATTTTAATTTTGACTTTCTTGTTTTATCATATGCGCCCTTTAATTGAAAATGGTTTTGTTTATATCGCCCAACCGCCTTTGTACCGAATTAGTGAAAAAAATAAGAAAGACATTTATATTTGAGATGAAAAAGAATTCCATGAATATGTAAAAAAACACCCTAATGCTCAAATTCAGCGTTATAAAGGTCTTGGTGAAATGAATGCATCCCAACTTTGACAGACAACAATGGATCCTGAAAAACGAACTTTAGAAAAAGTTTTTATCGAAGACCTTGAAAAAGTTGAGGAAAATTTCCGCATTTTAATGGGAGAAAGAGCCGATTTGCGTAAAAATTGAATCCAAGAAAATGTTGACTTTTCACTTGAAGATAGTTTTATTGACAATTTAAAGGAGCCAGTCTATGAGTAA
- the gap gene encoding type I glyceraldehyde-3-phosphate dehydrogenase, which translates to MKKIAINGFGRIGRLALRQLLDLKDENLEVVAINDLTDASVLAHLFKYDSAQGRFSGTVSVLKEEDKNYLVINDKKIRVFAEKDPVMLPWGQLEIDLVLECTGRFASKAGATLHLDAGAKKVLVSAPAGSDVKTIVHNVNCHTIDENDKILSSASCTTNALAPLVNALEKEFGISHGFMTTVHAYTADQRIQDAPHKDLRRARAAAVNLVPSSTGAAKAIGLVVPSLTGKLDGIAIRVPVITGSFVDLSVELKSSPSIEELNKGIKKYESESFLYCDEPIVSSDIIGDRHGSVFDATLTKFVEVDGKRLYKLYTWYDNESSFVAQFVRVIRYFVQK; encoded by the coding sequence ATGAAAAAAATTGCAATTAATGGCTTTGGAAGAATCGGTAGATTAGCACTTCGCCAACTTCTAGATCTTAAAGATGAAAATTTAGAGGTTGTTGCAATTAATGATCTGACTGATGCATCTGTTTTAGCTCACCTTTTTAAATACGACTCCGCCCAAGGAAGATTTTCTGGAACTGTTAGCGTTTTAAAAGAAGAAGACAAGAATTATCTTGTAATTAATGACAAAAAAATTCGCGTTTTTGCAGAAAAAGACCCTGTAATGTTGCCTTGAGGACAACTAGAAATTGATTTAGTTCTTGAATGTACAGGGCGTTTTGCATCAAAAGCAGGGGCTACTTTACACCTTGATGCTGGTGCAAAAAAAGTTTTAGTTTCTGCGCCTGCTGGAAGTGATGTAAAAACTATCGTTCACAATGTAAACTGCCACACTATTGATGAAAACGATAAAATTTTATCTTCCGCATCATGTACAACAAATGCGCTTGCTCCTCTTGTAAATGCGCTTGAAAAAGAATTTGGAATAAGCCATGGATTTATGACAACAGTTCATGCTTATACTGCCGATCAAAGAATTCAAGATGCACCACATAAAGATCTAAGAAGAGCACGTGCTGCCGCTGTTAACTTAGTGCCTTCTTCAACTGGTGCTGCAAAAGCAATTGGTCTTGTTGTGCCATCCTTAACTGGAAAATTAGACGGAATTGCAATAAGAGTGCCGGTAATTACAGGTTCTTTTGTTGACTTAAGCGTTGAATTAAAATCATCTCCTTCTATTGAAGAACTTAACAAAGGAATTAAAAAATACGAAAGCGAATCCTTTCTTTATTGTGACGAACCTATTGTTTCTAGCGACATTATCGGGGACAGGCATGGTTCAGTTTTTGATGCAACCTTAACAAAATTTGTTGAAGTTGACGGTAAAAGATTATACAAACTATACACTTGATACGATAATGAATCTTCATTTGTTGCACAATTCGTTAGAGTTATTAGATACTTTGTTCAAAAATAG
- the tsaD gene encoding tRNA (adenosine(37)-N6)-threonylcarbamoyltransferase complex transferase subunit TsaD, which produces MKILGIETSHDDASVALLSDEKVEIILTISQIEFHQKFGGTIPELAAREHSRNLAIILEKLLQKRVDFSSIDAIAYTNNPGLLGALKIGFLFASALSLYFNKPLIPINHLLGHFWSANIDDEIVFPALSLLISGGHSQWILAKNESELEIIGSTVDDALGEIYDKIGRNLGLVLPGGPKIDQIWQQNRQNIGEFINFSLPKRLANPLDFSFSGLKTQVINFTNQMKQKNKLDLNNVQKIAVSFQETIIKYLKRQLDSVLNDNENIKTLTLVGGVAANSGIRALFKEYEKNYKIVIPKREFCTDNGAMIAKAAQIELKLKSQKQKLESR; this is translated from the coding sequence ATGAAAATTTTAGGTATTGAAACCTCCCATGATGATGCATCTGTTGCTCTTTTAAGTGATGAAAAAGTTGAAATAATTTTAACAATTAGCCAAATTGAATTCCACCAAAAATTTGGTGGAACAATTCCAGAACTTGCTGCTCGCGAACATTCGCGAAATTTAGCAATAATTTTAGAAAAATTATTGCAAAAACGTGTTGATTTTTCCTCGATTGATGCTATTGCATACACAAATAATCCCGGATTATTGGGCGCTTTGAAAATAGGATTTTTATTTGCAAGCGCATTAAGTCTTTATTTTAATAAGCCTTTGATTCCAATTAACCACCTTTTAGGTCATTTTTGGTCGGCAAATATTGATGATGAAATTGTTTTTCCAGCACTTTCACTCTTAATTTCTGGAGGTCATAGTCAGTGAATTTTGGCTAAAAATGAGAGTGAACTTGAAATTATCGGCTCAACAGTTGATGATGCTCTGGGCGAAATTTATGATAAAATTGGCAGAAATTTAGGCTTAGTGTTGCCAGGTGGACCTAAAATTGACCAAATTTGACAACAAAATCGACAAAATATTGGCGAGTTCATCAATTTCAGTTTGCCAAAAAGGCTTGCAAATCCTTTGGATTTTTCTTTTAGCGGACTAAAAACTCAAGTCATAAATTTTACTAACCAAATGAAGCAAAAAAATAAACTTGATTTAAATAATGTCCAAAAAATCGCTGTTTCCTTTCAAGAAACAATAATAAAATATTTAAAAAGGCAACTTGATTCTGTTTTAAATGACAATGAAAATATAAAAACTCTAACTTTAGTTGGCGGTGTTGCAGCAAATTCTGGAATTAGAGCATTATTTAAAGAATATGAAAAAAATTATAAAATTGTTATTCCAAAAAGGGAATTTTGTACTGATAATGGCGCTATGATAGCAAAAGCTGCACAAATTGAGCTAAAACTTAAATCGCAAAAACAAAAATTAGAATCCCGGTAG
- a CDS encoding lysylphosphatidylglycerol synthase transmembrane domain-containing protein, with amino-acid sequence MKYLAINRDVNLEDQKLIFFNYDSPLELSNSKIIGFVGNQPNSINENYIFSLASNISDLVKEKNYQKILINSSSNNFGIAFASIFYNALASDPNKEILIFEEKFGYSQSLARHYFINNDFDFFINIEVNLSNKNLNLTVLTFYKKNLTLLTAEEEKKINKTEQKPFFYRSSQIYLTPKFHINSDHISKFYSYFDLDFYKLENFYQFYDSESTFLTNFLKDHFDTEKSKFLPIKKSFPIEKITRQVSDNSIIWKKITTSAKFMTNVIFWVKKNKIIAAVRKKFNFNIIKDNDFQLLILDYLERNWKNGKYFLISHQANNYISEFIEQKFAAKITKFCEYNENSETELLKIREKTDDEVVVITSKSVHFVPKVSENSIKYGISNKFSILWYVKIFEFYTQNNLNIFEIIQKMKNELNFVFQHKYRMKATPSTFDKIVNLLVNESDAEFRPQGYNISNSDSGKYSIKLKVNLKNNDFYTLIYFKPKQELTLYTNFLSKNHTEKEAVFLENLLIDKVKLANKNLASSKNNRTKNFLKFGIFITTIVVILIILFYNFYNSSFADGSPTQIFVKFYEFFFKSRVNRLVLLGAIAHFLFWNLTSTLQLRRIFKYQKVKTRFRHLFIATFIATFMQFSTPFSFGGEISYYWYLQKKKYPLKNISATLTYNALIHQVFNLFVSLILIPVGFIYYRDLFILDSWEKIIFFAWLVVNIFLNVLVLLIIIIISVWKKLQYLLIKLFVSLLNLNFLKKIEDRQRLEYRFQFLIDNFKNHFMEVLSNKKLLAKILLLYKLPVFFINFSFVILIITLKEQGLDLSNINFHDYLKFISGFTLLQISNNLSPSPGGVGSADLITKLIFKSFFDEANSLNLDIFNFTNRIYTWFLPYLLSAIGILTVWVGEKRVDRYKEIQNTMQENLILNYKLKKQDSHIFFYALFFWAIVATGILIFVFAI; translated from the coding sequence TGATCCTAACAAAGAAATCTTAATTTTTGAAGAAAAATTTGGATATTCCCAAAGTTTAGCGCGTCATTATTTTATAAATAATGACTTTGATTTTTTTATAAATATTGAAGTTAATTTGTCAAATAAAAACTTAAATTTAACAGTTTTAACCTTTTATAAAAAAAACTTGACACTTTTGACAGCTGAAGAAGAGAAAAAAATAAACAAAACCGAGCAAAAACCGTTTTTTTATAGAAGTTCGCAAATTTATTTAACGCCAAAATTTCATATTAATTCAGACCATATTTCGAAATTTTACAGTTATTTTGACTTAGATTTCTACAAATTAGAAAATTTTTACCAGTTTTATGATTCAGAGTCGACTTTTTTAACTAATTTTTTAAAAGATCATTTTGATACTGAAAAAAGTAAATTTTTACCAATAAAAAAGAGTTTCCCGATTGAAAAAATTACAAGACAAGTTAGCGATAATTCAATAATTTGAAAAAAAATCACAACAAGCGCTAAATTTATGACAAATGTAATTTTCTGAGTCAAAAAAAACAAAATTATAGCCGCAGTTCGCAAAAAATTTAACTTTAATATTATAAAAGATAATGATTTTCAGTTGTTAATACTTGATTATCTTGAAAGAAATTGAAAAAATGGCAAATATTTTTTGATAAGTCATCAAGCTAATAACTACATTTCTGAGTTTATTGAGCAGAAATTTGCCGCTAAAATCACAAAATTTTGCGAATATAACGAGAATTCAGAGACTGAATTACTTAAAATTCGAGAAAAAACTGACGATGAAGTTGTTGTTATAACATCAAAAAGCGTTCATTTTGTCCCTAAAGTTTCCGAAAATTCAATAAAATACGGAATTAGCAATAAATTTTCCATTCTTTGGTATGTAAAAATTTTTGAATTTTACACCCAAAATAATTTAAATATATTTGAAATTATCCAAAAGATGAAAAATGAGTTGAATTTTGTTTTCCAACATAAGTACCGAATGAAAGCAACTCCATCAACTTTTGATAAAATTGTAAACTTGCTTGTAAATGAAAGTGATGCTGAATTTCGTCCACAAGGATACAACATTTCAAATTCAGATTCAGGAAAATATTCGATAAAATTAAAAGTTAATTTAAAAAATAACGATTTTTACACACTAATTTACTTTAAACCAAAACAAGAATTAACACTCTACACAAATTTTTTATCAAAAAATCACACCGAAAAAGAAGCCGTTTTTTTGGAAAACCTTCTTATTGATAAAGTTAAACTTGCAAATAAAAATCTAGCATCATCAAAAAACAACAGAACGAAGAATTTTCTTAAATTCGGGATTTTTATAACAACTATTGTTGTAATTTTAATTATTTTATTTTATAATTTCTACAACTCTAGTTTTGCAGACGGCTCGCCTACACAAATTTTTGTTAAATTTTATGAGTTTTTTTTCAAATCTCGGGTAAATAGATTAGTTCTTCTTGGCGCAATTGCTCATTTTTTATTTTGAAATTTAACCTCAACCTTACAATTACGGCGGATTTTTAAATATCAGAAGGTAAAAACGAGATTTAGACACCTTTTTATCGCCACTTTTATCGCCACTTTTATGCAATTTTCTACACCTTTTTCATTTGGTGGCGAAATAAGTTATTATTGATATTTGCAAAAAAAGAAATATCCCTTAAAAAATATCAGCGCAACCTTGACATATAATGCCCTAATTCATCAGGTTTTTAATTTATTTGTCAGTTTGATTTTAATTCCAGTTGGTTTTATTTACTATCGTGACCTTTTTATTTTAGACTCTTGGGAAAAAATCATTTTCTTTGCTTGACTTGTTGTCAATATTTTTTTAAATGTTTTAGTTTTATTAATAATTATAATTATTTCTGTTTGAAAAAAATTGCAATACTTGCTGATTAAATTATTTGTTTCACTTTTAAATCTCAATTTTTTAAAAAAAATTGAGGATAGACAACGATTAGAATACCGTTTTCAATTTCTAATTGACAATTTCAAAAATCATTTTATGGAAGTTTTGTCTAATAAAAAACTGTTGGCAAAAATACTTTTACTTTACAAATTACCAGTTTTTTTCATAAATTTCTCTTTTGTAATTTTAATTATCACTTTAAAAGAACAAGGTTTAGATCTAAGTAACATCAATTTTCACGATTATCTCAAATTTATATCAGGATTTACGCTCTTACAAATTTCAAACAACCTCTCGCCTTCTCCAGGTGGGGTTGGTTCGGCTGATTTAATAACAAAATTAATTTTCAAAAGCTTTTTTGATGAAGCAAACTCTTTAAATTTAGATATTTTTAACTTTACTAATAGAATTTATACTTGATTTTTACCTTATTTATTATCAGCCATTGGAATTTTGACTGTTTGAGTAGGTGAAAAAAGAGTTGATCGCTACAAAGAAATCCAAAACACGATGCAAGAAAACTTAATTTTGAATTACAAACTAAAAAAACAAGACAGTCATATCTTTTTTTATGCTTTATTTTTTTGAGCAATTGTAGCTACCGGGATTCTAATTTTTGTTTTTGCGATTTAA